The proteins below come from a single Leptospiraceae bacterium genomic window:
- a CDS encoding DUF1569 domain-containing protein: MTFQTIDDLDLFLNELKTKKVTTTGNWSIAQILCHIGDSIDFFLSQKKGAFVVPDFIQNTIGKLLLNKFFLFGKMDGGLPNPIKKGEPMDGNPSIELDRVISLSKKFMNHTGPFNKHPVFGNLSKEEIIKLHLLHCANHFSYIQISEE, encoded by the coding sequence ATGACTTTTCAAACAATTGATGACTTAGATTTATTTTTAAATGAACTAAAAACCAAAAAAGTAACTACCACTGGAAATTGGTCTATTGCACAAATCCTTTGCCATATCGGGGATTCCATTGATTTTTTCCTTTCACAAAAAAAAGGTGCTTTCGTAGTTCCAGACTTTATCCAAAACACAATTGGCAAACTCCTCTTGAATAAATTTTTTCTATTTGGTAAAATGGATGGAGGTCTTCCAAATCCTATAAAAAAGGGAGAACCAATGGATGGAAATCCAAGTATTGAGCTAGATAGAGTAATCTCACTCTCTAAAAAGTTTATGAATCATACTGGTCCATTCAACAAACATCCAGTTTTCGGAAATCTTTCCAAAGAGGAAATCATAAAGCTCCATTTATTGCATTGCGCTAATCACTTTTCTTATATTCAAATTTCTGAAGAGTAA
- a CDS encoding thioredoxin family protein gives MKEFTINLLVRINPISRNSHKTRWNRIQIRMLLFFMASIFTANEILPQETSNATPPTKPETIKKEIGISFVKSEWKEVVTQATKEKKYIFIDAYATWCNPCKWMDENVYNSKKAEEYFSTKFISVKMDMEKEEGLLFREKYKVDAYPTYLFFDPNGKIIHRFQGPLEVENFLQEVGNTFLPEKAFYELKRKYEKGGKDEKTLYEYIYASYKAFGEVNSDLLEDYFDTQDDFLNKKNWKILDDFVLDIKSKPFRYLAANKEKFFPVFGKDVVEKKIYLTKMSYYSKKEDWKNYAIVAVTYAEKYSMDDWKDLDAIAWKLSEKVKDKKVLVKAETLIKRSIQLEPNFLNHETQAQVLFKLGKYKEAHLVTMNSIRMAKESGESYENSISLLNLIIQKLLLQLDNKKGK, from the coding sequence ATGAAAGAATTTACAATTAACCTGTTAGTTAGGATAAATCCAATATCACGGAACTCACATAAAACACGATGGAATAGAATTCAAATAAGAATGCTTTTATTTTTTATGGCAAGCATTTTTACGGCTAATGAAATTTTGCCTCAAGAGACTTCCAATGCAACACCTCCCACAAAACCAGAAACAATAAAAAAAGAAATCGGGATTTCATTTGTAAAATCAGAATGGAAAGAAGTAGTAACACAGGCAACAAAGGAAAAAAAATACATTTTCATCGACGCTTATGCAACTTGGTGTAATCCATGTAAGTGGATGGATGAAAATGTATACAATTCAAAAAAAGCGGAAGAATATTTCTCTACCAAATTCATTAGCGTAAAAATGGATATGGAAAAAGAGGAAGGATTACTTTTTCGAGAAAAGTATAAAGTAGATGCCTACCCTACTTATTTATTCTTTGATCCAAATGGAAAAATTATACATAGATTCCAAGGGCCTTTGGAAGTAGAAAATTTCTTACAGGAAGTGGGTAATACATTTTTGCCAGAAAAAGCATTTTACGAATTAAAACGTAAATACGAAAAAGGTGGAAAGGACGAAAAAACTTTATACGAATATATTTATGCATCCTATAAAGCATTTGGAGAGGTAAATTCAGATTTACTCGAAGACTATTTTGATACACAAGATGATTTTTTGAATAAAAAAAATTGGAAAATACTAGATGATTTTGTATTAGATATAAAATCTAAACCATTTAGGTATCTAGCGGCTAACAAAGAAAAGTTCTTCCCTGTATTTGGAAAAGATGTAGTCGAAAAAAAAATCTATCTAACTAAAATGTCATATTACTCAAAAAAAGAAGACTGGAAAAACTATGCAATAGTAGCTGTTACATACGCGGAAAAATATTCTATGGACGATTGGAAAGATTTAGATGCGATAGCTTGGAAACTTTCAGAAAAAGTAAAAGACAAAAAAGTTCTCGTAAAAGCGGAAACTCTCATTAAACGATCGATTCAATTAGAACCAAATTTTTTAAATCATGAAACGCAAGCACAAGTACTTTTTAAATTGGGTAAATACAAAGAAGCACATTTAGTTACCATGAATAGTATAAGAATGGCAAAGGAATCTGGAGAAAGTTATGAAAATAGCATCAGTTTATTAAATCTAATCATTCAAAAACTTTTACTTCAATTAGATAATAAAAAAGGAAAATAA
- a CDS encoding NAD-binding protein, giving the protein MTRKVGIKERIKYEFENTLSKGTIAIIGWLALVSILIVIIAGFTITIGKISQNPDEKLEFYEAAWQSLMHALDAGAVGADQGWSFRFIMLLVTIGGIFILSSLIGVLTSGLDAKLDEMRKGRSRVLEENHTLILGWSGKIYPIISEIIIANSSLKRASIVILAEKDKVEMEDELNSKIPDRKTTRIICRTGSPMDVIDLEVVNLDDAKSIIVMAPDDPNPDIHVIKSILAITNNPKRKLEKYHIVAEIKEQENLPAAALVGRDEATYVLSPDLIARVTAQTCRQSGLSVVYTELLDFDGVEIYFKEEPALKGKTFKEVIFSYETSTVIGLMKKSGDVLINPSMDTVIGENDNIIVIAEDDDTILLSEKSDYEIKDNLFQSSSPHGLKKEKTLILGWNDKGTRIIQELENYVGVGSEITIVSELEETKEEIKKIKLKKQKLKTQTANITDRLVLNSLNVSSYNYIIILCYTKNMDIQEADAKTLICLLHLRDIADKTGKNLNIVSEMLDNKNRMLAEVTKADDYIVSDRIISLMLSQLSEKKELKKVFDILFEAEGSEIYLKPVTDYVKTGDSMNFYTIVESAAIKNQVAIGYRIHAYANDASRAYGVVINPKKSDLIRFTSEDKIVVIAED; this is encoded by the coding sequence ATGACTAGAAAAGTAGGAATCAAAGAAAGAATCAAATATGAGTTTGAAAACACTCTTTCAAAGGGTACCATTGCAATCATTGGTTGGTTAGCATTAGTTTCAATTTTAATTGTAATTATAGCAGGCTTTACTATTACTATTGGGAAAATTTCCCAAAATCCAGATGAAAAACTAGAATTCTATGAAGCGGCATGGCAAAGTTTAATGCATGCCCTTGACGCTGGAGCAGTCGGAGCTGACCAAGGTTGGAGTTTTCGTTTTATCATGTTACTCGTTACGATTGGTGGAATTTTTATACTAAGCAGTTTAATCGGTGTTCTTACTTCTGGTCTTGATGCAAAGTTAGACGAAATGCGCAAAGGTCGTTCTCGAGTTTTAGAAGAGAATCATACTCTAATTTTAGGATGGAGTGGAAAAATTTATCCGATTATATCAGAAATTATAATTGCAAATTCAAGTCTTAAGCGGGCAAGTATTGTTATCCTCGCAGAAAAAGATAAAGTAGAAATGGAGGACGAACTAAATTCAAAAATTCCAGATAGAAAGACTACTCGGATTATATGCCGCACAGGTAGTCCAATGGATGTAATTGATCTAGAAGTTGTAAACTTGGACGATGCAAAATCCATAATAGTAATGGCACCAGATGATCCAAATCCAGATATTCATGTAATCAAATCCATTTTAGCAATTACAAATAATCCAAAACGTAAATTAGAAAAATATCATATAGTAGCGGAAATTAAAGAACAAGAAAATCTTCCAGCCGCGGCACTTGTAGGCAGAGATGAGGCAACTTATGTATTATCTCCAGATTTAATAGCACGAGTAACAGCACAAACTTGTCGCCAATCTGGATTGAGTGTAGTATATACTGAATTGCTTGATTTTGATGGAGTTGAGATTTATTTTAAAGAAGAACCAGCTCTAAAAGGAAAAACATTTAAAGAAGTTATTTTTTCTTATGAAACTTCTACTGTCATTGGGCTCATGAAAAAAAGCGGAGACGTTTTAATAAATCCTTCCATGGATACAGTGATAGGTGAAAACGATAATATCATTGTGATAGCAGAAGACGATGATACAATTTTATTGTCTGAAAAATCTGATTACGAAATTAAAGATAATTTATTTCAATCTTCAAGCCCACATGGATTAAAAAAAGAAAAAACACTTATTCTAGGATGGAATGATAAAGGCACAAGGATTATCCAAGAATTAGAGAATTATGTAGGAGTTGGATCAGAAATTACAATTGTTTCTGAATTAGAAGAAACAAAGGAAGAAATAAAAAAAATCAAACTAAAAAAACAGAAACTTAAAACACAAACAGCTAATATCACAGATAGACTTGTATTAAATTCTCTAAATGTTTCTTCTTATAATTATATTATCATTCTTTGTTACACAAAAAATATGGACATCCAAGAAGCAGATGCAAAAACACTGATTTGTCTTTTACACCTTCGGGATATTGCAGACAAAACGGGAAAAAATCTAAACATTGTAAGCGAAATGTTAGACAATAAAAACCGTATGTTAGCAGAGGTAACTAAAGCGGACGACTATATAGTAAGCGATCGGATAATCAGTCTTATGCTTTCTCAACTTTCAGAAAAAAAAGAATTAAAAAAAGTTTTTGATATATTATTTGAAGCAGAGGGTTCTGAGATTTATTTAAAACCAGTAACAGATTATGTTAAAACGGGGGATTCTATGAATTTTTATACAATAGTAGAATCTGCTGCCATAAAAAATCAAGTTGCAATTGGCTATCGAATTCATGCATATGCGAATGACGCATCTCGTGCATACGGAGTTGTCATAAACCCTAAAAAGTCTGATTTAATAAGATTTACTTCTGAAGATAAAATAGTTGTTATTGCTGAAGATTAG
- a CDS encoding NAD(P)-dependent alcohol dehydrogenase, which translates to MKAIIYRKTKPKSILEYSEIEKPTPKDNEVLIQIHCSSINAADYRLMQIGFPPKRKIFGADVAGTVESVGVKVKNFKPGDEVMGELSNFGFGGFAEYVAVDESLLVHKPENISFEDAAAIPLVGVTALQAIRDKGNIQRKDSILIDGGGGGVGTMVIQFAKFLGSHLTVICSERNIEQSKKLGADTVIDYNKEDFTKMDKKYDLILSVNGSNSLQAYKNCLKDNGRFVLIGGKILQIIKALFLVKFMSFGNKKMYVLTAKVTPKDLKIIARLAQSRKIHSVIEKVYPLDQTWEAMQYVSKGHAKGKIIIKVK; encoded by the coding sequence ATGAAAGCTATTATATACCGAAAAACAAAACCAAAATCAATTTTAGAATATTCAGAAATAGAAAAGCCAACTCCGAAAGATAATGAAGTTTTAATTCAAATACATTGTTCTTCCATCAATGCAGCCGATTATAGATTGATGCAAATAGGATTCCCCCCTAAAAGAAAAATTTTTGGAGCAGATGTAGCAGGAACTGTAGAATCAGTTGGTGTAAAAGTTAAAAATTTCAAACCAGGTGATGAAGTCATGGGTGAACTATCTAATTTTGGATTTGGAGGATTTGCTGAATATGTTGCTGTAGATGAATCTTTATTAGTCCATAAACCCGAAAATATTTCCTTTGAAGATGCAGCAGCGATTCCTCTAGTTGGAGTCACTGCTTTGCAGGCTATTCGTGACAAAGGAAACATCCAAAGAAAAGATTCTATTTTAATTGACGGAGGGGGAGGCGGAGTTGGAACGATGGTAATTCAATTTGCTAAATTCTTAGGTTCTCATTTAACAGTGATATGTTCCGAAAGAAATATTGAACAAAGTAAAAAACTGGGAGCTGATACTGTTATAGATTACAACAAAGAAGATTTCACAAAAATGGATAAAAAATATGATCTTATTCTTTCTGTGAACGGCAGTAATTCTTTGCAGGCATATAAAAATTGTTTGAAGGACAATGGAAGATTTGTTTTGATTGGCGGGAAAATCTTACAAATTATAAAGGCACTGTTTCTGGTAAAATTTATGTCATTCGGCAATAAGAAAATGTATGTTCTTACAGCTAAGGTTACTCCAAAAGATTTAAAAATTATAGCGAGACTCGCTCAATCAAGAAAAATACATTCCGTAATTGAAAAGGTATACCCTTTAGACCAAACTTGGGAAGCCATGCAATATGTTTCTAAAGGACATGCAAAAGGTAAAATCATTATTAAAGTTAAATGA
- a CDS encoding response regulator, translating to MKEDSSHLSNLLLNAIYIAQKEFIAENWSVKKIFNMLLDTLLQLTSSQYGFIGKVLQDSNGSPYLKTYSITNIAWNEETQKFYEENATKGFEFRNLKTLFGSVMTSQKPVISNIPKVDKRSGGLPSGHPPLNAFLGIPFFIRERMIGMAGIANRADGYDENLIKFLEPFSSTCATILMSLEDNEEKEKIQKQLAISKERYELALTASNDGYWDWDLITDEIYFSPRWKEMFGYSDSEFENSFENWKKIIFPEDLEKAMTLTKNFIAEKISEFKVVQKFFHKNGNTVFILSRAIRQKDANGKVIRLVGAHTDITEQVKNEENLRIAKEKAEAASRTKAEFLSTMSHEIRTPMNGVIGTTHLLLESELNSSQVELVETLKFSADHLMNLINDILDFSKIESGKLELENVKFPLRFTLEQIIKLYTPRAIEKEIQIKFSIGENIPDLLIGDSLRLRQVLNNLLNNAIKFTEKGKIDFNASLDSLNENSVSILFEIIDTGIGISLENQKKIFEAFTQENSRNERKYGGTGLGLSISKKLVEIMKSEIHLESNIGKGSRFYFVLSFEKVSSIEKGILKENANESRQSLKDINLLLVDDNEINILMASRFLKKWEINFDVAKNGIQAVEKIQSKKYEIVLMDLQMPEMDGFEACRIIRSQSGKYFQEVPILALTADVYVKNKNKAHEYKMNDFISKPFRPDELYNKILEYSNPNLPRN from the coding sequence GTGAAAGAAGATTCCTCACATTTAAGTAATTTATTATTGAATGCAATCTATATTGCACAAAAGGAATTTATTGCAGAGAACTGGAGTGTTAAAAAAATATTTAATATGCTTTTGGATACACTTTTGCAATTAACTTCTAGTCAATATGGATTTATCGGAAAAGTTTTACAAGACTCAAATGGATCGCCTTATTTAAAAACTTACTCTATTACTAATATTGCTTGGAATGAAGAAACACAAAAATTCTACGAAGAAAATGCTACGAAAGGTTTTGAATTCAGGAATCTTAAAACCCTTTTTGGTTCTGTCATGACTTCACAAAAGCCAGTTATATCTAATATTCCTAAAGTTGATAAACGAAGTGGGGGGCTTCCAAGTGGCCATCCTCCACTCAATGCTTTTTTAGGTATTCCTTTTTTTATCCGAGAACGAATGATTGGAATGGCTGGAATAGCAAACCGAGCAGATGGATATGATGAGAATCTTATAAAATTTTTAGAACCATTTTCGAGTACGTGTGCTACCATTTTGATGTCATTAGAAGACAATGAGGAAAAAGAAAAAATCCAAAAGCAGTTGGCTATTTCAAAAGAAAGATACGAATTAGCATTAACCGCTAGCAATGATGGTTATTGGGATTGGGATTTGATTACAGATGAAATATATTTTTCTCCAAGGTGGAAAGAAATGTTTGGTTATTCCGATTCTGAATTCGAAAACAGTTTTGAAAATTGGAAGAAAATAATTTTTCCTGAAGATTTAGAAAAGGCAATGACCCTCACAAAAAACTTTATCGCAGAAAAAATATCCGAATTCAAAGTGGTGCAAAAATTTTTTCATAAAAATGGAAATACGGTTTTTATTTTAAGTAGGGCGATTAGACAAAAAGATGCAAATGGAAAAGTGATTCGTTTAGTTGGCGCTCATACAGATATTACTGAGCAAGTGAAAAATGAAGAGAATCTTCGAATTGCAAAGGAAAAAGCAGAAGCAGCATCTAGAACAAAAGCAGAATTCCTTTCTACTATGAGTCATGAAATTCGTACACCCATGAATGGTGTAATTGGAACAACTCATCTTTTATTAGAATCCGAACTAAATTCATCTCAGGTAGAGTTAGTCGAAACACTTAAATTTTCTGCTGATCATTTGATGAATCTTATCAATGATATATTAGATTTTAGTAAAATAGAATCAGGTAAGTTGGAACTAGAAAACGTCAAATTTCCATTACGTTTTACTTTGGAACAAATCATTAAACTTTATACTCCTCGTGCGATTGAAAAAGAAATACAAATAAAATTTTCGATAGGTGAAAATATTCCAGATTTATTAATTGGAGATTCTTTACGATTGAGGCAAGTATTGAATAACCTCTTGAATAATGCGATTAAATTTACAGAAAAAGGAAAAATTGATTTTAATGCAAGTTTGGATTCACTGAATGAGAACTCGGTTTCCATTCTTTTTGAAATTATTGATACAGGAATTGGAATTTCATTAGAAAATCAAAAAAAAATTTTCGAAGCATTTACACAAGAGAATTCTCGAAATGAACGTAAATACGGTGGAACAGGATTAGGATTATCCATTTCAAAAAAATTAGTAGAAATTATGAAAAGTGAAATTCACTTGGAAAGCAATATAGGCAAAGGTTCAAGATTTTATTTTGTATTATCATTCGAAAAAGTTTCTTCTATCGAAAAAGGGATTTTAAAAGAAAATGCGAATGAGTCTAGACAATCTTTAAAGGATATAAATTTACTATTAGTAGATGACAATGAAATAAATATACTTATGGCTTCTCGTTTTTTAAAAAAATGGGAAATTAATTTTGATGTTGCAAAAAATGGGATCCAAGCTGTAGAAAAAATTCAATCAAAAAAATACGAGATTGTTCTTATGGATTTACAGATGCCGGAAATGGATGGATTTGAAGCTTGTCGTATCATTCGGAGTCAAAGTGGAAAGTACTTTCAAGAAGTTCCTATTTTGGCACTTACTGCAGATGTATATGTGAAAAATAAAAATAAAGCCCACGAATACAAAATGAATGATTTTATTTCAAAACCATTTCGTCCAGATGAACTATACAATAAAATTCTTGAATACTCAAATCCAAATTTACCAAGAAACTAA
- a CDS encoding Tim17/Tim22/Tim23/Pmp24 family-domain-containing protein, whose product MDLEFLKLILQAPDKQEIVPILELVFRIGVATILGFLISGVSYLTYTGKNYDRSVIHSQIIVTIVFSIMINVIGQNLAWAVGIFGSLSFIQFRTTLRDAKDTATFFYSVVTGVACGAGYIYLAGFGFIIMSTVQIVLKYIPPFQVHHTYIKFNCKNIESKEAIKDFLKNNRINFELTSISVKSENITFAVRLPMEKAYELGKKAKYKLPDVIEGFSLDQNV is encoded by the coding sequence ATGGATTTAGAATTTTTAAAACTTATTTTACAAGCGCCCGATAAACAAGAAATTGTTCCGATTTTAGAGCTAGTCTTTCGAATCGGTGTGGCTACTATCCTTGGGTTTTTGATTAGCGGTGTTTCTTATCTTACTTATACTGGGAAAAACTACGACCGATCTGTGATTCATTCACAAATCATTGTCACAATTGTATTTTCGATTATGATAAATGTAATCGGGCAGAATCTTGCTTGGGCGGTTGGAATTTTTGGTTCCTTAAGTTTTATTCAATTTCGAACAACTCTGCGAGATGCGAAAGATACTGCGACTTTTTTTTATTCTGTGGTCACAGGTGTCGCTTGTGGTGCTGGGTATATTTACCTTGCTGGGTTTGGATTTATAATTATGAGTACGGTTCAAATTGTTCTAAAATATATACCTCCTTTCCAAGTTCATCACACATACATTAAGTTTAATTGCAAAAATATAGAATCAAAGGAAGCGATAAAAGATTTTTTAAAAAACAATCGAATCAATTTTGAACTTACTTCTATTTCAGTAAAATCAGAAAATATCACTTTTGCCGTTCGACTTCCGATGGAAAAAGCGTATGAACTTGGGAAAAAAGCAAAATACAAGTTACCCGATGTCATTGAAGGATTCAGTTTGGATCAAAATGTATAG
- the leuD gene encoding 3-isopropylmalate dehydratase small subunit, whose translation MKAFTTLNGVAAVLDKANVDTDQIIPKQFLRKIERSGFGVHLFHDWRYLDDAGTKPNPEFVLNQPRYQGANILLARDNFGCGSSREHAPWALEDYGFRSIIAPSYADIFYNNCFKNGMLPIVLPAEQVEELFQYVEKTPDAKLEIDLMSQVVKAGNGKSYSFEVDSFRKDCLYKGLDDIGLTLTKENFITTFEKQRRSKFRKCLRENKGT comes from the coding sequence ATGAAAGCATTTACAACATTAAACGGTGTCGCGGCTGTATTAGATAAAGCGAACGTTGACACAGATCAAATTATCCCTAAACAATTTCTTCGTAAAATTGAACGTTCTGGTTTTGGAGTTCATTTATTTCACGACTGGAGATATTTGGACGACGCAGGAACGAAACCAAATCCTGAGTTCGTCTTAAACCAACCTCGTTACCAAGGGGCTAACATTCTTTTGGCGCGTGATAACTTTGGTTGTGGTTCGTCTCGCGAACATGCTCCTTGGGCTCTTGAGGACTATGGGTTTCGCTCGATAATTGCGCCGTCTTATGCAGATATTTTTTATAATAACTGTTTTAAAAACGGTATGCTTCCGATTGTTTTGCCCGCCGAACAAGTGGAAGAGTTATTTCAATACGTGGAAAAAACTCCAGACGCAAAGTTAGAAATTGATCTAATGAGTCAAGTTGTCAAAGCGGGTAATGGCAAATCCTATTCATTTGAAGTAGATTCATTTCGTAAAGACTGTCTCTACAAAGGACTTGATGATATCGGTCTTACTTTGACAAAGGAAAATTTTATCACTACATTTGAAAAACAAAGAAGAAGTAAATTTCGAAAGTGCTTGAGAGAAAATAAGGGAACCTAA
- a CDS encoding FKBP-type peptidyl-prolyl cis-trans isomerase, which translates to MIKILLAVSLVVSSVAVSLGAQEVKDLVMKDVKVGTGQEAKDGNTVTVHYTGTLKNGKKFDSSKDRNQPFSFQLGRGEVIKGWDRGVKGMKVGGFRKLIIPAHLGYGDRGAGADIGPGATLLFDVELLKVE; encoded by the coding sequence ATGATTAAAATTTTGTTAGCAGTAAGTTTAGTAGTTAGTTCAGTAGCGGTTAGTCTGGGAGCACAGGAAGTAAAAGATCTAGTTATGAAAGATGTAAAAGTAGGAACTGGCCAAGAAGCAAAAGATGGAAATACAGTTACTGTACATTACACTGGAACTTTGAAAAACGGTAAAAAGTTTGATAGCTCTAAAGATAGAAATCAACCTTTTAGTTTTCAACTTGGTCGTGGCGAAGTGATCAAAGGTTGGGACAGAGGTGTGAAAGGTATGAAAGTCGGTGGTTTCCGTAAATTAATTATTCCTGCTCATTTAGGTTATGGAGATAGAGGTGCTGGAGCTGATATAGGTCCTGGTGCAACTCTTTTATTTGATGTTGAGTTATTGAAAGTAGAGTAA
- the leuC gene encoding 3-isopropylmalate dehydratase large subunit, protein MKTMFEKIWDDHLVTENSGSSILYIDRHLIHEVTSPQAFESLRLTNRKVRRPEATFATMDHNVSTRSRDMDFADPISAIQMKTLIKNCKENKITLYDLTNPDQGIIHVIAPELGLTHPGMTIVCGDSHTSTHGAFGALAFGIGTSEVEHVLATQTLVQQKPKTMEIRVDGKLLPHVTPKDIVLAIIGKIGTDGATGYVIEFTGEAIRSLSMEGRMTVCNMSIEAGARAGFIAPDETTFNYIKGKDHAPKENFELFVKKWASYVTDPGATFDKTVILKAEDIPPMVTWGTSPGQVIGVIDSVPNPEASTDPTVKKSLEGALAYMGLKAGQKITDITLNKVFIGSCTNSRIEDLRIAANTVKGKKVSSSVTAIVVPGSGRVKRQAESEGLDKIFVEAGFEWRNPGCSMCLAMNDDVLSPGDRCASTSNRNFEGRQGKGGRTHLVSPAMAAAAAIEGKFVDIRYWS, encoded by the coding sequence ATGAAAACAATGTTTGAGAAAATTTGGGATGATCATTTAGTTACTGAGAATAGTGGCTCTTCTATCCTATATATTGATAGACACCTAATACACGAGGTTACGAGTCCACAGGCGTTTGAGTCTTTGCGTTTAACGAATCGAAAAGTGCGCCGTCCGGAAGCGACGTTTGCGACTATGGATCATAATGTGTCCACTCGAAGTCGTGATATGGATTTTGCGGATCCGATTTCTGCGATTCAAATGAAAACTTTAATTAAGAATTGCAAAGAAAATAAAATTACTCTTTATGATTTAACAAACCCCGACCAAGGTATTATCCATGTGATTGCTCCGGAGCTTGGTCTTACTCATCCGGGAATGACTATTGTATGTGGAGATTCCCATACTTCTACTCATGGGGCTTTTGGTGCTCTTGCATTTGGAATTGGAACTAGTGAAGTAGAACACGTATTAGCCACACAGACGTTAGTGCAACAAAAACCTAAAACTATGGAAATCCGTGTCGATGGAAAACTTCTTCCTCATGTTACTCCAAAAGACATTGTTCTTGCCATCATTGGAAAAATTGGAACCGATGGAGCAACTGGTTACGTTATCGAATTTACTGGTGAGGCAATTCGTTCTTTGTCGATGGAAGGTCGTATGACGGTTTGTAATATGTCCATTGAAGCGGGTGCTCGCGCTGGATTTATCGCTCCTGATGAAACTACTTTTAATTATATTAAAGGCAAAGACCACGCTCCAAAGGAAAACTTTGAACTATTTGTTAAAAAATGGGCTTCTTATGTTACTGACCCGGGGGCTACATTCGATAAGACGGTAATTTTAAAAGCAGAAGATATTCCTCCTATGGTGACTTGGGGAACATCTCCGGGTCAAGTCATTGGTGTAATTGATTCTGTTCCTAATCCAGAAGCATCCACAGACCCGACTGTTAAAAAATCTCTAGAAGGTGCTCTTGCCTATATGGGACTCAAGGCTGGTCAAAAGATAACAGACATTACCCTGAATAAAGTTTTCATTGGATCTTGCACAAATTCTCGTATCGAAGACTTACGAATTGCCGCAAATACTGTGAAGGGAAAAAAAGTTTCCTCATCTGTTACTGCCATCGTAGTCCCTGGTTCTGGTCGTGTAAAACGTCAGGCGGAATCGGAAGGACTTGATAAAATATTCGTAGAAGCTGGTTTTGAATGGAGAAATCCTGGTTGTTCTATGTGTCTTGCTATGAACGACGATGTTCTTTCTCCGGGTGATAGATGTGCTTCTACTTCTAATCGTAACTTTGAAGGAAGACAAGGGAAAGGCGGACGCACGCATCTTGTTAGCCCCGCAATGGCAGCCGCTGCTGCAATCGAAGGCAAATTTGTAGATATCAGGTATTGGAGTTAA